In Mytilus edulis chromosome 7, xbMytEdul2.2, whole genome shotgun sequence, a single genomic region encodes these proteins:
- the LOC139480889 gene encoding complement C1q-like protein 3 has protein sequence MFELILILFVISATPQAEGCRIDDVIQEKIEDMLKERPAFFAFVKGNHVTFTGHDILKFGDVKTNIGNHYDATTGHFTAPKPGLYEISCLLYGVTASRVTFQIHKNSQVFAYGFTPGREYNSNTVSLLMELTKGDKVYVKHRIPGRRETVQGNKHSYFSGRLLQ, from the exons atgtttgaactgatattaattttgtttgtgaTAAGTGCGACTCCACAAGCTGAAGGCTGCAGAATTGATGATGTCATTCAGGAGAAAATTGAag atATGTTGAAAGAAAGACCAGCATTCTTCGCATTTGTCAAGGGTAATCATGTTACATTCACTGGTCATGACATTTTGAAATTTGGTGATGTGAAAACAAACATAGGGAATCACTACGACGCTACCACTGGACATTTTACAGCTCCAAAACCAGGATTGTATGAAATATCTTGTCTTCTGTATGGGGTAACAGCCTCCAGAGTCACCTTCCAGATACACAAAAACAGTCAGGTTTTTGCCTATGGATTTACACCTGGCAGAGAATATAATTCCAACACTGTTTCTCTACTGATGGAGTTGACAAAAGGAGACAAGGTATATGTCAAACATCGAATTCCAGGAAGGAGAGAAACTGTCCAAGGCAAcaaacattcatatttttctgGCCGTCTTCTGCAATAA